One window of Triticum dicoccoides isolate Atlit2015 ecotype Zavitan chromosome 5A, WEW_v2.0, whole genome shotgun sequence genomic DNA carries:
- the LOC119299024 gene encoding WPP domain-associated protein-like has protein sequence MAPAPAAEQPLEHELQQELSGIMIHGYITGLRREFETKLCENHNRISTLSKSCKENLSEVAALRDELTGILTDVTASESSLLPPHSSLEKAEETNSLKMKDDNDIPDFSLLKHLRGEEITTFLKSEWLKLRREHEYELQQTTEELFRLKRHFAKDGAVLPFRKERELELIKSKLLQTISKMDGIISSKEGSGSHYNEDDELCRLKDRIGSLLDENERLRGLLSDKRKEAKQLSAQVVDAQSDVPRHSLSESKLSNQLEDLKIESHLKELLELSILREVFGSYENQIDDHNQEECFLRELLMEKEERLLTMSGDKRKLKYENDQLVSIVGSKLVQHHEEFDLVNDELTMFREKVCEQELLILEFKGEASSMKSCLDEAIQQIHVCKQEIVGLTESLASMSVALEESKEQNALLDATIWEMKRTAAPHTDGHIGDDAGSLEQFTLVSMQKLSKAYSDFESRLTQSMKQNDIRLTRIIRQFNPLVQQVAVLKKKEFWYKQILEIKCSNLEKAEAEVDVLGDEVETLLSVLGKIYIALDHYSPVLKHYPGVTEILNVAHKVLKGESIEQYNTLLKH, from the exons atggcgccggcgccggcggctgaACAACCC TTGGAGCATGAGCTGCAACAAGAGCTCTCCGGCATCATGATCCATGGCTACATTACCGGTCTGCGCCGCGAGTTCGAGACGAAGCTATGTGAGAATCACAACCGTATCAGCACACTGAGCAAGAGCTGCAAGGAAAACCTTTCCGAGGTCGCCGCTCTACGAGATGAACTGACCGGCATCCTGACCGATGTGACAGCTTCAGAGTCCAGCCTGCTCCCTCCCCACAGCAGTCTCGAGAAAGCAGAGGAGACGAACTCCCTGAAGATGAAAGATGACAATGACATTCCGGACTTTTCGCTCCTGAAGCACCTGCGCGGCGAAGAGATCACGACGTTTTTGAAGTCTGAATGGCTCAAGCTGCGAAGGGAGCACGAGTATGAACTGCAACAGACGACTGAAGAGCTGTTCAGGCTGAAAAGGCATTTTGCAAAGGATGGCGCTGTGTTGCCTTTTAGGAAAGAGAGAGAGCTTGAGCTCATCAAATCAAAGCTGCTTCAGACTATCTCCAAAATGGATGGCATTATCTCGAGCAAAGAGGGCTCTGGCTCTcattacaatgaggatgatgagctATGCAGATTGAAGGACAGAATTGGTTCTCTGCTCGACGAAAATGAACGTCTCCGAGGTTTGCTGTCTGACAAAAGAAAGGAGGCTAAGCAGCTCTCTGCACAAGTAGTCGATGCACAGAGCGATGTCCCGCGCCACTCGCTCTCCGAGTCAAAACTCAGCAATCAGCTTGAAGACCTGAAGATTGAGAGCCACTTGAAAGAGCTATTGGAACTGTCTATATTAAGAGAAGTTTTTGGCAGTTATGAAAATCAGATTGATGATCACAACCAGGAGGAGTGCTTCCTCAGAGAGTTGCTTATGGAGAAAGAAGAGCGGTTACTTACCATGTCTGGGGATAAACGTAAGCTCAAGTATGAAAATGACCAGCTTGTATCTATTGTAGGATCAAAACTGGTTCAGCATCATGAGGAATTCGACTTGGTTAATGATGAGCTTACGATGTTCAGGGAGAAAGTGTGCGAGCAAGAGCTGCTGATCTTGGAGTTCAAAGGCGAGGCCAGCTCGATGAAGAGCTGTCTGGATGAGGCCATCCAGCAAATCCATGTGTGCAAGCAAGAGATAGTTGGGCTGACTGAAAGCTTAGCTTCCATGTCTGTTGCTTTGGAGGAATCAAAAGAGCAAAATGCCTTGCTCGACGCGACTATCTGGGAAATGAAGAGAACAGCAGCGCCACACACCGACGGTCATATAGGAGATGATGCAGGCTCCCTAGAGCAATTCACCCTTGTTAGTATGCAGAAATTGTCTAAAGCATACAGTGATTTCGAAAGCAGATTAACGCAAAGTATGAAGCAAAATGATATAAG GTTGACTAGAATAATTCGCCAGTTCAACCCACTGGTGCAGCAAGTTGCTGTACTAAAGAAGAAGGAATTCTGGTATAAACAAATACTCGAGATTAAATGCTCGAATCTTGAAAAAGCAGAAGCTGAG GTTGATGTACTTGGCGATGAAGTTGAGACCCTCTTAAGTGTTCTTGGTAAAATCTATATAGCACTTGACCATTACTCTCCTGTCCTGAAGCACTACCCTGGG GTGACCGAGATTCTG